AGCTTGCCCGCTGCGTTGTATTCGGAAGTGCCGAAGGGTGTATTCGGTACGGCAGGGAGCCCTGCATCCAGGCCGGGCGCAAGGCACTTGCAGCGCGAACGATTGCAGCGACCGCTACAATCTGCGCTGGATATTCCTGAATCTGGACGAAAAGGATCGATGACCTACATCGTTGAAGCGGTGGACGAGGCCCTGGGCCTGCTGATGCTGGTGGCCGAGCACCCATCGCTGGGCGTGACCGAGCTGGCACGGCGCGCGGGACTGACCAAGGCGCGCGCGTTCCGCCTGCTGACCACGCTCGAGCACCGCGGCCTGATCGCGCGCGAGTCGCCGGCGGCGGTCTACAAGCTCAGCTACAACGCGCTGCTGGTGGGCAATGCCGCGCGCGAACAGTTCGACCTGGTCAAGCTGGTGGGCCCGCGGCTGGCGGCGATCGGCGCGGCCTGCGGCGAAAACGTGATCGTGCGCGTGCGCGACGGGCTCGAGTCGGTCTGCGTGGCGCGGCACGAGTCGACCCAGTCGGTGCGCGTGCATACCGAGATCGGCAACCGCCGGCCGCTGCATGTGGGGGCCTCCGGCAAGCTGCTGCTGGCCTTCGCCGCACCCGAGCTGGTGGATGCCGTGCTGGCGCAGCAGCTGGAACGCTTCACCGCCAAGACCATCGTCGAGCCGCAGGCGCTGCGCGAGGAACTGGCGGCGATCCGTGCCGCCGGCTATGCGGTCTCGGTCGGCGAGCGCGACGTCGACGCCGTCTCCGCCGCCGCGCCGCTGCGCGACCACAGCGGCGCGGCGGTGGCGTCGCTGAGCATCGCCAGCCCGGCCAGCCGCACCACGCAAGAGGCGCTGGACAGCCATGTGGCGATGGTGGTGGCCGAGGCCGCCAACCTGTCGCGGGCACTCGGCTACACCGGTGGCTGAGCCCGATACGAGTGCGACCCAAGCGCGGCCACGTCCCGCGCACTTCCCGTCCCAAACGGCGCTTCGGCGCCGTTTTTTTTTGCCTTGTGCGCGCCTCGGGGGTAAACCCTGCTTAACGACATGGGTGTCGATGTCTTATTCTTCGATACACGGTATCACTGAATGAAACAAAGTTTCGGCAAACGAACCACCCCACCATGCCCAACCCTGCCGTCAACCTGGCGTCGCGCCTTTCCGTCGCCATCCTTGCTGCCGCAACGCTGCTCGCCGGCGCGAACACCGCGAACGCTGCGAACGCCGCGAACGCCGCCGATCTGCGCATCGGCTACAAGGCCGAGATCAGCGCCGCCGATCCCCATGTGCTCGACGCCGCCGGGCGCAACCTGTGGGGCCATGTCTACGAAACCCTGGTTGGCCTGGACAACGCGCTGCGCCCGGTGCCGCTGCTGGCCACCGCCTGGCGCCAGCTCGACGACCGCACCTGGGAGTTCCAGCTGCGCCCCGGCGTGCGCTTCAGCAATGGCGAGCCGTTTACCGCCGACGATGCGCGCTACTCGATCGAGCGCGCGCTGAAGCTGCCGGGCGCGCGCACCTTCCGCACCTACCTGAAGTCGGTGGCGGCGGTCGAGGTCACCGGCCCGCTGACCCTGCGCGTGCGCACGCGCTCGCCCAACCCGGTGCTGCCGCAGAACGTGGGCATGGTGGCGATGCTGCCGCGCTCGCTGGGCGCGGGCGTGCGCGAGGCCGATTTCGCCCACGGCAATGCCGCGATCGGCACCGGCCCGTACCGGCTGGTGGCGTGGGAGCATGGCCAGCAGCTGACGCTGTCGCGCAATCCGGGCTACTGGGGCGGGCCGCAGCCGTGGCAGCGGGTGGTGTTCCAGTTCATCCCGAAGGAGCCGGCGCGGGCCTCGGCGCTGCTGTCGGGGCTGGTCGACGTGATCGACGCCTCGTCGGCCAGCATCGCCGAGGCCTTTGCACGCACCAACGGCCGCATCCGCGTGGTCTCCGCCACCTCGTACATGCTGAACTACCTGCAGCTGGACCAGGCGCGTGCGGTCTCGCCCTATGTGCAGGACCATGCGGGCCAGCCGCTGGCGGCCAACCCGTTGCGCGACGTGCGGGTGCGGCAGGCGCTCAGCCTGGCGATCGACCGCGACCTGATCGCCGCGCGCGTGACCAAGGGCGATTCCGTGCCGGCCGGGCAGATGGTGCCGCAGGGCTTCTTCGGCTTCGCCCCGGCGGTGCCGGCGCCGCGCGCCGATGTGGAGCAGGCGCGCCGGCTGCTGGCGCAGGCCGGCTATCCGCAGGGCTTCCGCCTGACGCTGCACTGCCCCAACGACCGCTACCTGAACGACGCCAAGACCTGCGAGGCGGTGGGGCAGATGCTGACCCGCGCCGGCATCCGCACCGAGGTGCGCACGCTGCCGTATTCGGTCTATATCACCCGCGCCACCTCGGGCGGCGCCGGCGGCAAGCCAGAGTTCAGCGCCTTCCTGCTCGGCATCGGCGCGGTCAGCGGCGATTCGCTGGAGCCGCTGGTGGCGGTGGCGCACTCGCAGGACAAGGCTGCCGGCCTGGGCGCCAACAACCGCAGCGGCTATGCCAACGCGGCCGTCGACGAACTGATCGGGCAGGCCATGCACACCATGGCGCCGGCCCCGCGCGAGCTGGCGCAGCAGGGCGCGGCGCAACGGCTGGCGGCCGACGCCGGCATCGTGCCGCTGCACCACCTGCGCGCCGCCTGGGCCTATCGCGACGGGCTCGCGGTGCAGCCGCGCAGCGACGGCTTCACCTATGCCGGCAATATCCGCCCGGCGCCGCCGGCGCTGCCGCAACGTTGACCGCGCCCCTACGTATCCGCATCCCACCGGCTTCCTACCATGCTTGAAACCTTACTCAAACGGCTGCTGCAGAGCATCGCGGTGCTCTGGATCATGTCGGTGCTGACGTTCTGCGCGGTCAACCTGATCGGCGACCCGGTGCACCTGCTGGTCAGCCCGACCGCCACCGAGCAGGAGATCACCGAGGCGCGCCATGCGCTCGGCCTGGACCTGCCCGTGCCGCAGCAGTACCTGCGCTTTCTGAAGGGCGCGCTGCACGGCGACCTCGGCGACTCCTTCGTCTACAACCGGCCCGCGATCGAGCTGATCGTCAGCCGCGTGCCGGCGACGCTGGAACTGGCGGTGACGGCGCTGCTGCTGTCGCTGGGCATCGGCATCCCGATGGGCGTCTATGCCGGCCTGAAGCCGCACAGCCGGCTGGCGCGGATGCTGATGGCGGCCTCGCTCGGCGGCGTGATCATGCCCACTTTCTGGATCGGCATGATCGGCATCCTGGTGTTCTCGGTGAACCTGGGCTGGCTGCCGTCGGGCGGGCGCGGGCCGGTCAGCACGGTGCTGGGCGTGCCGCTGTCGGTGACCAGCTGGGAGGGCATCCGCTTCCTGCTGCTGCCGGCGCTGACGCTGTCGCTGTTCAAGATCTCGCTGGTGGCGCGGCTGACCGAGGCCGGCACGCGCGAGGTGGCGGGGCAGGAGTACATCAAGTTCGCCCGCGCCAAGGGCGTGGGCGGCGCGCGGCTCGTGCTGCGCCACGTGGTGCCCAATGTGCTGATCCCGATCGTGACCGTGGTCGGGCTCGAGTTCGGCCACCTGATCGCGTTCTCGGTGGTGACCGAGTCGGTGTTCTCGTGGCCCGGCATGGGCAAGCTGATCATCGATTCCGTGCTGGCGCTGGACCGCCCGGTGGTGGTGGCCTACCTGCTGGTCACGCTGCTGCTGTTCGTGGTGCTGAACCTGGTGGTCGACCTGCTGTACGTGGTGCTCGACCCGCGCCTGCGGCACAAGGCGGCCTAGCCCTTGCCGCCTCCATTCCCCGCTATCGAAGATTGAATACCGAAGACCGAGACCGAACCGATGTCCCTGCCTCTATCCGAAAACGATGACGCCGTGCCCGCGCTCCCCACGCTCGCGCCGGCGCCGGCCGCCGCGCCGCCGGCACGGCCTTCGCTGCTGCGGCGCTTCTGCGCCAACCGCGTCGCCGCCGCCGCGCTGGCCTTGCTGCTGGTGCTGCTGCTGGTGGCCGTGCTGGCCCATGCGCTCAGCCCGCAGAACCCGTATGACCTGGCCACGGTGTCGGTGATCGATTCCGAGCTGCCGCCCGGCAGCACCGGCTATGAAGGCCGGCCGCACTACTGGCTCGGCACCGACGGCGCCGGGCGCGACCTGCTCAGCGCCATCTTCTACGGCATCCGCATCAGCGTGGGCGTGGGCGTGATCAGCGCGGTGGTGGCGCTGATGGTAGGCAGCGCGGTCGGGCTGGCCGCGGCGTACTTCGGCGGCGTGGCCGATGCCGCGATCATGCGCGTGGTCGACCTGCAGCTGAGCCTGCCGGCGGTGCTGGTGGCGCTGATCCTGCTGGCGGTGCTGGGGCAGGGCGTCGACAAGACCCTGCTGGCGCTGGTGATCGTGCAATGGGCCTATTTTGCCCGCACCGTGCGCGGCGCGGCGCAGGTGGAGCGGCGCAAGGAGTATGTCGAGGCCGCGCTGGGCCAGGGGCTGCCGGCGCTGCGCGTGATGTTCCGCCATATCCTGCCCAACTGCATGGCGCCGCTGGTGGTGACCGGCACGCTGCAGATCGCGCATGCGATCACGCTCGAGGCCACCATGAGCTTCCTCGGCATCGGCCTGCCGCGCACGCAGCCGTCGCTGGGCATGCTGATCGCCAACGGCTTCGAATACATGCTGTCGAACAAGTACTGGATCAGCGTGTTCCCGGGCGTGGCCCTGGTGCTGCTGATCGGCTCGATCAACCTGGTGGGCGACCGCCTGCGCCGCGTGCTCAACCCGCGGCTGGAAGCGTAAGGAGCCCGGCATGGCACTACTGGAAGTTTCCGGACTGAGCACCAGCTTCGCGTTCGCGCACGGCGCGGTGAAGGCGGTCGACGGCGTGTCGTTCACGCTGGAGCCGGGCGAGATCCTGGGGATCGTGGGCGAATCGGGCTCGGGCAAGTCGGTGACGGCGTTCTCGCTGATGAACCTGCTCGATCCGCCCGGGCGCGTTACCGGCGGCTCGGTGCGCTTCAAGGGGCAGGAGCTGCTGGCGTGCTCGCCGCGCCAGTGGCAGGCGCTGCGCGGCGACCGCATCGCCATGGTGTTCCAGGACCCGATGATGTCGCTCAACCCGGTCATGCGCGTGGGCGACCAGCTCGCCGAGACCGTGCTGGTGCATCACCGCCGCACCCGTGCGCAGGCGCATGCGCAGGCGCTCGATGCGCTGGCGCGGGTCGGCATCCCGGCGCCGCAGGAGCGCATGCGCGCCTATCCGCACGAGCTGTCCGGCGGCATGCGCCAGCGCGTGGCGATCGCCAATGCGCTGATCAACCGGCCCGACCTGATCATCGCCGACGAGCCGACCACCGCGCTCGACGTCACCATCCAGGCGCAGATCCTCTACGAGATGAAGCAACTGGTGCGCGAGACCGGCGCCGCCGCGATCTGGATCAGCCACGACCTTGCCGTGGTCAAGGACCTGGTCGACCGTGTCTGCGTGATGTACGCGGGCCGGGTGGTGGAGCAGGGCCCGGTCGATGAACTGATCAGGCGGCCGCTGCATCCGTACACGCGCGGCCTGCTCGATTCGCTGCCGACGCCGGCGATGCGCGGCGCCACGCTGCGCGCGATTCCGGGCGCGGCGCCGGCACTGGCCGCGCTGCCGCCAGGCTGCGCCTTCGCGCCGCGCTGCCCGCGCGCACGCCCGGCGTGTGCGCAGATCCCTGTCGAAACCACTGTGCGCGGCCGCACGCTGCGCTGCTTTTATCCCCTGGAGGCGGCATGACGGTCATGCTCGAAGCGCACAACCTGCAGAAACGCTTTCTGCTCAAGCCCGGCCTGCTCGCGCGCATGGCCGGCAAGCCGGCGCAGGCGGTGCATGCGGTCAACGATGTCTCGCTGCAGGTGCGCCAGGGCGAGGTGCTGGGCGTGGTCGGCGAGTCCGGCTGCGGCAAGTCCACGCTGGGACGCATGCTGGCCGGCCTGCTGCCGCAGACCGGCGGCGAGATCGCGTGGCAAGGCCAGCGCGCCGACATCGCTTCGGCAGCCTATCACCGCGCGGTGCAGATGGTGTTCCAGAATCCTTATGCGTCGCTGAACCCGCGCCTGCGCATCGGCCAGGCCATCACCGAAGGCGCGGTCTACCACGGCCTGATCAAGCGTGCGCGCGCCGCCGCGGCCGCCGGCGAGCTGCTGCAGCAGGTCGGGCTCGATCGCGGCTATGCCGAGCGCTATCCGCACGAGTTCTCCGGCGGCCAGCGCCAGCGCGTGGCGATCGCGCGCGCGCTGGCGCTGCACCCGCGCCTGCTGATCTGCGACGAGGCGGTGTCCGCGCTCGATGTCTCGGTGCAGGCGCAGATCATCAACCTGTTTATGCAGCTGCGGCGCGAGCACGCGCTGACCTATGTCTTCATCAGCCACAACCTGGCGGTGGTGGAGCATATGTCCGACCGCGTGGTGATCATGTACCTGGGCCGCATCGTCGAAAGCGGCCCCGCGCGCGAGGTGTTCGCCGCGCCCAACCATCCCTATACCCGCGCGTTGCTGGCCGACGCGCCGCGCCTGGGCGCCAGTCCGCCCGCGCACCAGCCCATCCGCGGCGAGCTGCCCAGCCCGCTGGCGCCGCCTGGTGGCTGCGCCTTCCATCCGCGCTGCCCGCACGCGAGCGCGCGTTGCAAGACACAAGTGCCGCTGCTGCGCGATATCGGCGGACGCCTGTCCGCCTGCCATTTGAATGACTAGATAGCCGCGGCCCGGCGCGGCGCGCTCACGCTCCCGGTCGAACCCGATCGAACGGTCCCATCCCGCCCGCGCGGGATGGGCGGGTGCGTGCGCGCTGCGCGGGCAGCACACGCGGCAGTCGGACCACAGAGGGGGATTTCTTGCATGACAGACCACGACAGGGGAGCAACAGCATGAACGGTATCCACACCCGGCGCGCACTCGCACGCGCCTGCCTCGGCGGCGCGCTGGCGCTGTTGTCGGCCGCGGCCGGCGCCACGGTGACGCTGTACGGCCGCATCGACACCGACATCGAATACCAGAAGGGGCCCGATGGCCGCGCCACGCAGATCGCCGACAACGCCTCGCGCTGGGGCCTGCGCGGCAGCGAAGAGCTGGGCGGCGGCCTGCGCGCGGCATTCGGCCTGGAGCAGGGCTTTGGCGCCGACAACGGCGTCGCCACCAACCCGCAGTTCCGCCATGCCTTCGTCGGCCTGCAGGGCGGCTTCGGCGCGATCGCGCTGGGCCGGCTCGATTCGGCGACGATCGTCGGTTCGCCGATCTATTCGCAGGTGACGCAGAACATCGACTTCGCCATCCACGATGCGGGCGCCACCGCGATCGGCACCAAAGTGCTGAATGCGCGCAACCGCGTGTCGAATGCGCTGGGGTATATGACGCCGAGCTTCGGCGGCTTCTCGCTGCGCGCGCGCATGAACCTGGCGGGGCCGGATGCGAGCACGCCCAATACCCGGCCGCCGCTGCAGGCGGAGGACGATTTCCGCCAGTTCGACCTGGGCCTGAACTACGCCGCCGGCAAGTTCGCCGCAGGCCTGGGCTATTCGCGCGATGCCAAGAGCGGCGGCCTGGTGGCCAACGATTTCCGCGACAAGGTGCAGGCGGTGGCTTCGTACGACTTTACCGTGGTCAACCTCTACGGCATCGTCGGGCGCGACCGCTACGCCGGCACCGCGACCACGCGTACCGACGTGCCGTACTGGCTGGTCGGCTTCTCGGTGCCGTACGGCGCGCACAAGCTTACCGTCAACTACATGCAGCGCGCGGTGCAGCGCGACCCGCAAGGCCGGCTGAGCAAGGTGCAGGCCGGCTACGGCTACAGCCTGAGCAAGCGCACCATGCCCTATGTCTTCTTCGACCGCGAGGATCCCAACTCGCACAAGTCCGGCGACACCGTGACCACGGTGGGCGTCGGCATCCAGCACAAATTCTGACCATGACGCTTCCGTATTCGCTGACTGAACCGGCCGGGCCGGCGCTGCCGCTGGTGGTGGATTCCCCGCACAGCGGCCTGCTGCATGCCGAGACCCTGCCGCTGGCGGCACCGCCCGAGGCCCTGCTGTCGGGCTGGGACGCCTATGTCGACCAGCTCTTCGCGCATGTGCCGCGGGTGGGCGGCACCTTGCTGTGCGCGGACTTCCCGCGCTGGCTGGTCGACGTCAACCGCGCCCGCGACGATATCGATCCCGACCTGATCGACGGCGCCATGCCTTACGAAGTGCGCCCCAGCGACAAGTCCGGCCGCGGCATGGGCGTGCTGCGCCGGCTGGCGCTGCCGGGCGTGCCGGTCTATGCCGCGACGCTGTCGCCGCATATGGCGGAATACCTGCTCAGGACCTACTACGATCCGTACCACGCCGCGCTGTCCGGCCTGCTGGCGCAGCACCATGCGCGCTGTGGCGCGGTCTGGCACCTCGACTGCCATTCGATGAAGTCGCGCGGCAATGCGATGAACATCGACAACGGCGCGGCGCGGCCAGATTTCGTCGTCAGCAACGGCGACGGCGCGACTTGCTCGGCGGGATTCGTCGAACTGGTGGCGGAGTGCCTGCGCAGCCTGGGCTATGAGGTGGCGGTCAACTGGCCGTACAAGGGCGCGCAGCTGATCCGTGCCTATGCCGATCCGGCGCGGCAGCGCCACAGCCTGCAGATCGAGATCAACCGGGCGCTGTACATGGACGAGGCCACGCTGGCGCAGCATGAAGGCTTTGCCGTGCTGCGCGGCCATCTCGACGAACTGCTCGAGCACGTCGCTGCGTATATCCAGACCGAACTGCGCCACACCGAACTGCGCCGCTGAGCGCAGGCGCGCTTACACCACCTTGCCGGGATTCATCAGCCCGAGCGGGTCCAGCGCGCCCTTGATCGCCCGCATCATGGCGAGCTCGACTTCGCTCTTGTAGTGCCGGTTTTCCTCGCGCTTGAGCTGGCCCAGGCCGTGCTCGGCCGAGATCGAGCCGTTATGCGAGCGCACGCTGTCGTGCACGATGCGGTTGACCTGGTCCTGGTGCGCCAGGAAGTCATCGTGGTCGACGCCTTCGGGCGGCGCCACGTTGTAGTGCAGGTTGCCGTCGCCGAGATGGCCGAAGGTGACCATGCGCGCGCCGGGAAAGGCGTTCTGCAGCAGCGCGTCGGTACACTCGATAAAGTCCGCGACGCGCGAGACCGGCACGGCGATATCGTGCTTGATGTTCTTGCCGTCTTCCACCTGCGCCAGCGGAATATGCTCGCGCAGGTTCCAGAAGTCGCGCGACTGCTGCACCGATTCGGCCACCACCGCGTCGGCGACCACGCCGGCGTCGAACGCGGCCGACATCATGGTCTCGAAGATGCCGCGCGCATGGGCTTCGCTTTCGCTGTCGGACAGCTCCAGCAGCACCAGCTGCGGATGCATCTCCGCGAACGGATAGCGCAGCTGCGGGAAGTGCCGCGTCACCAGCGTCATGCTGAGCGCGGACATCAGCTCGAAGCCGGTCAGCATGGCGCCGGCGTGCGACTGGGCGATGGCCAGCAGCGCCAGCGCGGCGCGCGGGCTCTGCACCGCGGCCAGCGCCGTGACCGACGCACGCGGCAGCGGGAACAGCTTCATCACCGCGGCGGTGATGATGCCCAGCGTGCCCTCGGCGCCGATAAACAGGTCGCGCAGGTCGTAGCCGGTATTGTCCTTGCGCAGGCCGCGCAGCCCGTGCCAGGTTTCGCCGGAGGGCGTCACCACTTCCAGCCCCAGGCACAGTTCGCGCGTGTTGCCGTAGCGCAGCACCGCGGTGCCGCCGGCATTGGTCGACAGGTTGCCGCCGATGGTGCAGCTGCCCTCGGCCGCCAGGCTCAGCGGAAACAGCCGGCCGTGCTCGCGCGCGACCTCTTGCAGCTGCTGCAGCACCACGCCGGCCTCGACCGTGATGGTGTTGTTGAGCGGATCGACCTGGCGGATGCGGTTGAGCCGCTGCAGCGAGATCACCACCTGCGGCGCCCCCGCCACCGGCGTGGCGCCGCCGCACAGGCCGGTGTTGCCGCCCTGCGGCACCACCGCGATCCGGTGCGCGTGGCAGGCATGGACTACCTCGGCGACTTCCGCGGTGTTGCCGGGGCGCAGCACCGCCAGCGCCTCGCCGCGATAACGCTTGCGCCAGTCGGTCAGGTACGGCGCCTGGTCGGCCGCATCGGTCAGCACGTGCTGCGGGCCCAGCGCGGCGCGGCACAGTGCGAGGAAGGAGTCTTGAGGCGAGGTCATGGCGATGGGTGGACGCGGTTCAGGACTTGGGCGCGGCCTTGGCGGCGGCGCGGGCGCGGCGCTTGTACGGGCGCAGGTAGAGGATGGTGCTGGTGAAGAACACCAGCGTCAGCGCCACCTCTACCCACGCCAGCGTGGACGAGGGCGCGCGGTCGCTGGTGGCGCGCACGATGCCCTCGGTGAAGAACAGCAGGATCAGCATCGACGACCACTGCATGGTGTAGCGGTTGCGCGAGAGCACGCCGCGCAGCGGCAGCAGCAGCGGCAGGAACTTGAGGATCAGCCACGAGCCGCCGGGCCGCAGCGGCGCGAGGAACCATTCCCAGGCAATGCACAGCACCAGCAGCGCTAGCAGGCTGCCCACGCTGAGCCGGTACAGCCACGGGCTGTGCAGGGCCTGGTCGCTGTCCGCGGCGGCGGTCATGCCTGCGCTCCGGCCAGGCGCAGCGCGGTCTGCGCCAGCCGGCGGCCCATCGCCATGGCCAGCGCGGATTCGTCTTCGGTGACGGGGCCGCGGTTGTCGCCGTGGGCATGGTGGCTGGGACCGTAGGGCGTGCCGCCGGAGGCCGTCGTCATCAGGCCCTTCTCGGAATAGGGCAGGCCCAGGATCAGCATGCCGTGGTGCAGCAGCGGCAGCATCATCGACAGCAGCGTGGTCTCCTGCCCG
This Cupriavidus nantongensis DNA region includes the following protein-coding sequences:
- a CDS encoding IclR family transcriptional regulator; translated protein: MTYIVEAVDEALGLLMLVAEHPSLGVTELARRAGLTKARAFRLLTTLEHRGLIARESPAAVYKLSYNALLVGNAAREQFDLVKLVGPRLAAIGAACGENVIVRVRDGLESVCVARHESTQSVRVHTEIGNRRPLHVGASGKLLLAFAAPELVDAVLAQQLERFTAKTIVEPQALREELAAIRAAGYAVSVGERDVDAVSAAAPLRDHSGAAVASLSIASPASRTTQEALDSHVAMVVAEAANLSRALGYTGG
- a CDS encoding ABC transporter substrate-binding protein, giving the protein MPNPAVNLASRLSVAILAAATLLAGANTANAANAANAADLRIGYKAEISAADPHVLDAAGRNLWGHVYETLVGLDNALRPVPLLATAWRQLDDRTWEFQLRPGVRFSNGEPFTADDARYSIERALKLPGARTFRTYLKSVAAVEVTGPLTLRVRTRSPNPVLPQNVGMVAMLPRSLGAGVREADFAHGNAAIGTGPYRLVAWEHGQQLTLSRNPGYWGGPQPWQRVVFQFIPKEPARASALLSGLVDVIDASSASIAEAFARTNGRIRVVSATSYMLNYLQLDQARAVSPYVQDHAGQPLAANPLRDVRVRQALSLAIDRDLIAARVTKGDSVPAGQMVPQGFFGFAPAVPAPRADVEQARRLLAQAGYPQGFRLTLHCPNDRYLNDAKTCEAVGQMLTRAGIRTEVRTLPYSVYITRATSGGAGGKPEFSAFLLGIGAVSGDSLEPLVAVAHSQDKAAGLGANNRSGYANAAVDELIGQAMHTMAPAPRELAQQGAAQRLAADAGIVPLHHLRAAWAYRDGLAVQPRSDGFTYAGNIRPAPPALPQR
- a CDS encoding ABC transporter permease: MLETLLKRLLQSIAVLWIMSVLTFCAVNLIGDPVHLLVSPTATEQEITEARHALGLDLPVPQQYLRFLKGALHGDLGDSFVYNRPAIELIVSRVPATLELAVTALLLSLGIGIPMGVYAGLKPHSRLARMLMAASLGGVIMPTFWIGMIGILVFSVNLGWLPSGGRGPVSTVLGVPLSVTSWEGIRFLLLPALTLSLFKISLVARLTEAGTREVAGQEYIKFARAKGVGGARLVLRHVVPNVLIPIVTVVGLEFGHLIAFSVVTESVFSWPGMGKLIIDSVLALDRPVVVAYLLVTLLLFVVLNLVVDLLYVVLDPRLRHKAA
- a CDS encoding ABC transporter permease; protein product: MSLPLSENDDAVPALPTLAPAPAAAPPARPSLLRRFCANRVAAAALALLLVLLLVAVLAHALSPQNPYDLATVSVIDSELPPGSTGYEGRPHYWLGTDGAGRDLLSAIFYGIRISVGVGVISAVVALMVGSAVGLAAAYFGGVADAAIMRVVDLQLSLPAVLVALILLAVLGQGVDKTLLALVIVQWAYFARTVRGAAQVERRKEYVEAALGQGLPALRVMFRHILPNCMAPLVVTGTLQIAHAITLEATMSFLGIGLPRTQPSLGMLIANGFEYMLSNKYWISVFPGVALVLLIGSINLVGDRLRRVLNPRLEA
- a CDS encoding ABC transporter ATP-binding protein, whose amino-acid sequence is MALLEVSGLSTSFAFAHGAVKAVDGVSFTLEPGEILGIVGESGSGKSVTAFSLMNLLDPPGRVTGGSVRFKGQELLACSPRQWQALRGDRIAMVFQDPMMSLNPVMRVGDQLAETVLVHHRRTRAQAHAQALDALARVGIPAPQERMRAYPHELSGGMRQRVAIANALINRPDLIIADEPTTALDVTIQAQILYEMKQLVRETGAAAIWISHDLAVVKDLVDRVCVMYAGRVVEQGPVDELIRRPLHPYTRGLLDSLPTPAMRGATLRAIPGAAPALAALPPGCAFAPRCPRARPACAQIPVETTVRGRTLRCFYPLEAA
- a CDS encoding ABC transporter ATP-binding protein — protein: MTVMLEAHNLQKRFLLKPGLLARMAGKPAQAVHAVNDVSLQVRQGEVLGVVGESGCGKSTLGRMLAGLLPQTGGEIAWQGQRADIASAAYHRAVQMVFQNPYASLNPRLRIGQAITEGAVYHGLIKRARAAAAAGELLQQVGLDRGYAERYPHEFSGGQRQRVAIARALALHPRLLICDEAVSALDVSVQAQIINLFMQLRREHALTYVFISHNLAVVEHMSDRVVIMYLGRIVESGPAREVFAAPNHPYTRALLADAPRLGASPPAHQPIRGELPSPLAPPGGCAFHPRCPHASARCKTQVPLLRDIGGRLSACHLND
- a CDS encoding porin, whose translation is MNGIHTRRALARACLGGALALLSAAAGATVTLYGRIDTDIEYQKGPDGRATQIADNASRWGLRGSEELGGGLRAAFGLEQGFGADNGVATNPQFRHAFVGLQGGFGAIALGRLDSATIVGSPIYSQVTQNIDFAIHDAGATAIGTKVLNARNRVSNALGYMTPSFGGFSLRARMNLAGPDASTPNTRPPLQAEDDFRQFDLGLNYAAGKFAAGLGYSRDAKSGGLVANDFRDKVQAVASYDFTVVNLYGIVGRDRYAGTATTRTDVPYWLVGFSVPYGAHKLTVNYMQRAVQRDPQGRLSKVQAGYGYSLSKRTMPYVFFDREDPNSHKSGDTVTTVGVGIQHKF
- a CDS encoding N-formylglutamate amidohydrolase; translated protein: MTLPYSLTEPAGPALPLVVDSPHSGLLHAETLPLAAPPEALLSGWDAYVDQLFAHVPRVGGTLLCADFPRWLVDVNRARDDIDPDLIDGAMPYEVRPSDKSGRGMGVLRRLALPGVPVYAATLSPHMAEYLLRTYYDPYHAALSGLLAQHHARCGAVWHLDCHSMKSRGNAMNIDNGAARPDFVVSNGDGATCSAGFVELVAECLRSLGYEVAVNWPYKGAQLIRAYADPARQRHSLQIEINRALYMDEATLAQHEGFAVLRGHLDELLEHVAAYIQTELRHTELRR
- a CDS encoding FAD-binding oxidoreductase; amino-acid sequence: MTSPQDSFLALCRAALGPQHVLTDAADQAPYLTDWRKRYRGEALAVLRPGNTAEVAEVVHACHAHRIAVVPQGGNTGLCGGATPVAGAPQVVISLQRLNRIRQVDPLNNTITVEAGVVLQQLQEVAREHGRLFPLSLAAEGSCTIGGNLSTNAGGTAVLRYGNTRELCLGLEVVTPSGETWHGLRGLRKDNTGYDLRDLFIGAEGTLGIITAAVMKLFPLPRASVTALAAVQSPRAALALLAIAQSHAGAMLTGFELMSALSMTLVTRHFPQLRYPFAEMHPQLVLLELSDSESEAHARGIFETMMSAAFDAGVVADAVVAESVQQSRDFWNLREHIPLAQVEDGKNIKHDIAVPVSRVADFIECTDALLQNAFPGARMVTFGHLGDGNLHYNVAPPEGVDHDDFLAHQDQVNRIVHDSVRSHNGSISAEHGLGQLKREENRHYKSEVELAMMRAIKGALDPLGLMNPGKVV
- a CDS encoding DUF2069 domain-containing protein, which codes for MTAAADSDQALHSPWLYRLSVGSLLALLVLCIAWEWFLAPLRPGGSWLILKFLPLLLPLRGVLSRNRYTMQWSSMLILLFFTEGIVRATSDRAPSSTLAWVEVALTLVFFTSTILYLRPYKRRARAAAKAAPKS